The following are from one region of the Lujinxingia vulgaris genome:
- a CDS encoding serine/threonine-protein kinase gives MALMPAAGDIVDDVFRVEEEIDSGNFGAVYKVRDLLEHRTLALKVLKPGPHDENELRQRFEREASLIYSLRHPHVVQVYYYGQTESGLPYMAMEYLQGTDLRSLLQHHGALSEALARRITIEALAALHAAHATGIVHRDLKPANIFLVNDGDRGQVKVLDFGFAKALDGETDFEITNAGTLVGTPAYMSPELVHKKNVGPQADIYALGLILAEMLTGEKVVDIENVYDTIVFQGSKKDIKLPRELRRSVFAPILERAIAKDLSRRYQSAVEMIDALRALNLEGVGPYTDDVPLTSAPPSTGSADQQAHTRPRSDGRPSLVEIDQALADASAQHLVLESEPTVDYLRQAQPRQPGYRPTAQMPAVSRSSTATMATALPEEPAEEGRSAWVDIALGLVVGAIALGAILFFFA, from the coding sequence ATGGCCCTGATGCCCGCTGCCGGCGACATCGTCGACGATGTCTTCCGCGTCGAAGAAGAAATCGACAGCGGCAACTTCGGCGCCGTCTACAAAGTTCGCGATCTGCTTGAGCACCGCACCCTCGCGCTCAAGGTGCTCAAGCCCGGCCCCCACGACGAGAATGAGCTGCGCCAGCGCTTTGAGCGCGAGGCAAGCCTCATCTACAGCCTGCGCCACCCCCACGTCGTCCAGGTCTACTACTACGGCCAGACCGAGTCGGGCCTGCCCTACATGGCCATGGAGTACCTGCAGGGCACCGACCTGCGCTCCTTGCTCCAGCACCACGGCGCCCTCTCCGAGGCGCTGGCGCGCCGCATCACCATTGAGGCCCTGGCCGCCCTGCACGCCGCCCACGCCACCGGCATCGTCCACCGCGACTTAAAGCCGGCCAACATCTTTTTGGTCAACGATGGCGACCGCGGACAGGTCAAAGTTCTGGACTTCGGCTTTGCCAAAGCCCTCGATGGCGAGACCGACTTTGAGATCACCAACGCCGGCACCCTGGTGGGAACCCCCGCCTACATGTCGCCGGAGCTCGTGCACAAAAAGAACGTCGGCCCCCAGGCCGACATCTACGCCTTAGGTTTGATCCTGGCCGAGATGCTCACCGGCGAAAAAGTTGTCGACATCGAAAACGTCTATGACACGATCGTCTTTCAGGGCTCCAAAAAAGACATCAAACTCCCCCGTGAGCTGCGACGCTCGGTCTTTGCGCCTATTCTGGAGCGGGCCATCGCCAAAGATCTCAGCCGCCGTTATCAGAGCGCCGTCGAGATGATCGACGCACTGCGCGCCCTCAACCTCGAAGGCGTCGGCCCCTACACCGACGATGTCCCCCTGACCAGCGCCCCTCCCTCCACCGGCAGCGCCGACCAGCAAGCCCACACTCGCCCCCGCTCCGACGGGCGACCCTCGCTGGTAGAGATCGACCAGGCCCTGGCCGACGCCTCCGCCCAGCACCTGGTGCTCGAGAGCGAGCCCACCGTCGACTACCTGCGCCAGGCTCAACCTCGGCAGCCCGGCTACCGACCCACCGCGCAGATGCCCGCCGTCTCACGCAGCTCGACGGCCACCATGGCCACCGCCCTGCCTGAAGAGCCCGCCGAGGAGGGGCGCTCCGCCTGGGTGGATATCGCGCTGGGACTTGTCGTCGGCGCGATCGCGCTGGGTGCGATCCTCTTCTTCTTCGCCTGA